TTATGGCTTCCAAGAAATTAAGCTCAAGATTCAGACATGTTTCTACATACTTTGACTGAGAAGCTAAACCAATCCCAAAGAAATTTCCAAGTTAAGCTTATTAACTCCAAAGGTGATGATATTATGAGCTCTTCCACAGCTTTGATTCCACTAGCaaatgaggattacctcactagCATGTTTATGAACAATGAATCATCACTCAGCTGGTGGGTTCGGCCATCCAATCTTATGTACAAAAACTGAGAATCCGAGACCAGTTTATAGATCAAGAGACTTAGTTTAAGCTTCTGTTCTAAACTGGGTAAAAGCTTAAATAGTCTATAGAACATACAAGTATATGGATCAAACAGAgagttcatttttcttttggatctatattaatttatatgagCAATCAATCAAAATATAGTGGGTAATGGTTTTTATGTCAGAGtcaaataaaacatattgaCCCTACAACAACCAACATAAACCATTTAGAGCCAAAGACTTTTGAAATTAAAGTCTTACATGTAATTGGTGTACTGGAagatttcatatttgtttttgattatgaTAATGACTCTTAACCCAAACCAAAGACTATACTGTGTTTGAACACAAGTCAAAAGTTCCCATTTGTTTTCTATACCCATCACttaaaaaattccaaaaccaatcaagaaaacttataaaaatataaaagtaaccCATATTATAATCGATGACTATCAAGATTTGTAtacaaaatacaataatatatgCATAAAGCTAACAGTGAATTAGTTGAGAGAGTAAAGGAAAGtatatggagaagaagaaaataaagagaacCAGTGACTCCCAaagtgaagaaaataaagaaacaaagataataaaaataaagctaAAGCATCAGTCTTTTGGAATCCATTATTGTTGAGCATGcgtaatttataatttgatctCATATGATTAACAAGCATAATGCAACTGAAGTTCTTATCAAGAATCAAAACCCTTTTGAACAATATGGTACAACATATGGTTACGAATCCCCTCCCCCCAAAATATGATCAGTAAACCCCTAAGTATCGATGATTTTGACTGAATAAAAATGAGCAATAGATACTACCTTACGTCGTTCTCGAGCTTCTTATGATCTTCCATCCATGGAAGTTTTGGAAGATCATCAACGTTAAGTGATGAAGAAGGCAACCTTCTTTGAGCATCTGAAGAGAACTTGTCTTTCTTTGGCCATAACCAAATCTTAGAAACCGAAAAGCTCTCTCCTTTAGCCACACTGTTGATCTTTTTGTTCTCTTCCGATGCTGATGATGAGTTCCCTGTCTGCTCAGAGTCCTTGTCCTGAGGTTTCACTCTCGGCAGTCTATCGTTGGCAAAGGGGACTTTAAGCTCGGAGTTACCGAGTATATACTGATACGAACCCATTGAGAAACATCTCCTTGCATCCAAGTTACTACTACTTGTCTCTCctccagcaacaacaacatcctGATCCTGACCATTACCAACATTGTCAAGCCTCTTAAACTTTCCCAATCTCACCGGTAAAACTCCTTTCTCCACAACGATTTCTTGGATCTCCATAGTCTTCTGGCTTCCATTCTCCGTCACACACTCTTCATCTTCCCTTATATCATCGAAATCAAACATAGGGTTCTCCATTGAGAAACCAGGGGAAAAGAGAGTGCCACGGCAAAGAGGACAAGTAGAATTCGACTGAAGCCAAGTATCAATACAGTTCAAATGAAACGCATGGCTACACGTTGGTAACAATCTCAGCTTATCTTTCTCAGAGAACTCACAGAGACAAACAGCGCAATCGAATGGCTCTTGACCAGCACCattgccaccaccaccaccactaccaaCAATCTCTTTGTAGTGAAAAACAGGTAAAGCGTCGATAAAAGCTTGATCAAGACCAGAATCATTCAAGTGAAAAAGCTGCTGAAGCTGTCTTTGAAGAGCATCACTAGTTGAGATCTCAGGGAATCTATTAGACCTTGAAGAAGCAGTAGCAGAAGGATGCTTTATAAGAAACCTAACGAGCAAATGAAGAAGCCCagagatgaagaacaagacagcTAGAATCACAATTACAAAGAGAACCGCCGGACTGATTCTGTTACCGGACGacggtggcggaggaggaggaggaggagacggcGGAGAAAGAATTGGGTCTTTGTAAAACGGCGGTGGGTATGCAAAGTTACCATCTTTTTGCTCNNNNNNNNNNNNNNNNNNNNNNNNNNNNNNNNNNNNNNNNNNNNNNNNNNNNNNNNNNNNNNNNNNNNNNNNNNNNNNNNNNNNNNNNNNNNNNNNNNNNNNNNNNNNNNNNNNNNNNNNNNNNNNNNNNNNNNNNNNNNNNNNNNNNNNNNNNNNNNNNNNNNNNNNNNNNNNNNNNNNNNNNNNNNNNNNNNNNNNNNNNNNNNNNNNNNNNNNNNNNNNNNNNNNNNNNNNNNNNNNNNNNNNNNNNNNNNNNNNNNNNNNNNNNNNNNNNNNNNNNNNNNNNNNNNNNNNNNNNNNNNNNNNNNNNNNNNNNNNNNNNNNNNNNNNNNNNNNNNNNNNNNNNNNNNNNNNNNNNNNNNNNNNNNNNNNNNNNNNNNNNNNNNNNNNNNNNNNNNNNNNNNNNNNNNNNNNNNNNNNNNNNNNNNNNNNNNNNNNNNNNNNNNNNNNNNNNNNNNNNNNNNNNNNNNNNNNNNNNNNNNNNNNNNNNNNNNNNNNNNNNNNNNNNNNNNNNNNNNNNNNNNNNNNNNNNNNNNNNNNNNNNNNNNNNNNNNNNNNNNNNNNNNNNNNNNNNNNNNNNNNNNNNNNNNNNNNNNNNNNNNNNNNNNNNNNNNNNNNNNNNNNNNNNNNNNNNNNNNNNNNNNNNNNNNNNNNNNNNNNNNNNNNNNNNNNNNNNNNNNNNNNNNNNNNNNNNNNNNNNNNNNNNNNNNNNNNNNNNNNNNNNNNNNNNNNNNNNNNNNNNNNNNNNNNNNNNNNNNNNNNNNNNNNNNNNNNNNNNNNNNNNNNNNNNNNNNNNNNNNNNNNNNNNNaaaaaaaaaaaaaaaaaaaaatctcaatttcaaGATCTCActcaatgaaaagaaaaagcaaacaaCTCCAAGTTAAGTGGAAGCGTTCCAATTTCAATAACATCAAcatcagagagagagataacacaaaaacaaaaaccaaactcacCTAAAAAGCTCAGTGCCCCCAGAGATGATTCTTGAAAAAAGagacacaaaaaccctaaatgaaAGAGggctaataataatatatgtcagatttgcagaggaagaagaagaagagagtaaatGAACTCTCTTTCCTCTTGCTTTTACCTCTCTTCTATCTCTATCACTATTAATctctatatgactatatatcTCAATCTCTGTAACCTTTCCTTTTCTTGAGCTTTAATGGTTGAAATAGAAGACCCGAAGAAAGTGGAAagtgattttgtaatttttcgAAGTGCGAGGCAAACAACAACATTgaagcaattaaaataaaaataaaaaataaaaaaagtaaaaagctttgaaaaatgaaattaaattagaagccttaagaagataaataaataaaaaagcgttattttagattttttgggTCCACGTGCAATAGATGAACGAGTTGATATGTCAGATGGTCAACTccaaagacaaaataaatttagacGACGGTTTCCTATGTTTTTGGACTTATGTTAGAATCCGTACTGGGCCGGACCATCCAGCCCAATCCACTGTTAAGAGCGTGATCAGCTATATATAATGGACAATAATACGGTTTAGTTTCGGTTTGGTTGTCTTTGTTTTAGGTCTTATTCGTCCCTTTTTGTAAATCACAAGTATATAACATCCTATGTATTTTAGTTAGGTTTCGTTTTCAGTTTTactaaaatgaaattaatatgatttaatttatatgtcTAACGTTTAAACTAGACCACTGGATTTACTGATAAAAATATCAGGGtaaatggttttggttttcgtTCGATTTAAATTATGTGGTTACGGTCTTTTTCGGTTTATTTCGGATTGGATCAACGCTTTTGAATTGAGACGCGTGCCACTTTCTCAACGAGCGTTGGATCAAAATCTTTTTGACGGTCATCGTCTCGCCGACAGCTTTGGAAAAGTCGCCGGAGAAATCAACCGCTCCCGTGAGCATCTCCGCCTGGGAATTGGTGCGATTCTGCTCCTTTTTAGTTGCTTTATCTTCTGTTGCTGGAGGAATCGTAGGTCAGCGATGACATTGAGATCTTGGAATTGGCTTTTAAGGAAATTGGTGAAACTAGGATTGAATTTAGGTTAAGTTACTATCTGAAGATTGTTCTCTCTGCAGGTGACTCTTAGATTTGGTGAATCATCTATGAGCTCTGTAGTGaattattgatattttggtGGATTCTGTGTTGATGCAGAGATGATTCAGCAACACGAAAGCAAAAGCTATAAGTCTACATCAGTGGAGGAGAATATTCCAATGGAAGGTATTAGAGCAGGTGAAGCTATTAGAGCTCAATGGCTAAAGTGCCTTGTCATGGGGTCCCTTGGAGTATTAGAATATGAGGTCAAGTTGGGGTATTTTAATTATGGACAAAGGCTGATATTTTTTTCGACATTTGTCGTCGTATTCACGATGaactgttgttttttttatttattatacaatGACCGTTATCACAAGCGTGGTGGCAGGCATGATTGATTGTTTCTGAGTTCACTTCAATTTTTCAAGGGAGTTTCTGAGAACCTAGCTATCAGTATCTATCTATCATGAGAGAAACAGGAGAAGAGGAAGTGGCGTGGAGGTACTTTACCAGAGATGTTGTGCCGTTTGCTGCAATGTTTGCAGTGGAGTGTACAACGGTTGGGTCGAACACACTGTACAAGGCTGCAACTTTAAGAGGATTGAACTTCTATGTCTTTGTCTTCTACTCTTATGTTGTTTCAACAACTCTCCTTCTTCCACTTTCCTTTGTCTTTGGAAGGTACAAGAGTCTCCTCTTCTGCTCTTTTTCCGGTATAGTCTTTTCAAgaatatgaatatttttttgacacatGCAGATCAAGAAGATTACCTTCAGCCAAGTCTCCTCtctttttcaagattttcttaCTTGGGCTTGTTGGGTAATATTTTACTCCTGCTTCTAGATTTAAAGGCATTTCTGGCTTTTGTTTTCTAGNttttttttttttttttttttttttttttatttatttaacttgAGGGGGAACAGGTTCATGTCGCAGATCGTTGGTTGTAAAGGTATTGTGTATAGCTCCCCAACTCTTGCCTCTGCTATCAGCAATCTGACACCAGCTTTCACATTCACACTCGCCGTTGTCTTCAGGTTGtacctctttctctttcgtttctgTTTTGGGAAATAGTTTGGCTATGAAAAATGGGATGATTTCACTCTAAACTAACCATACAAAATCTTAACCTTTGTGGAACGACTAAGATTGTATTTTTGGACATCATGGGTTTTGCTATCAGTTGATGATCCCAATTTATACCAGAAGATACAGAAAACTTCCCATGTCTATcgaaaccaaaaagtaaatacTATTAAGTACTTAGTGGTCACTCTTGGTCGGTTATAAATGCTCTGCCCTGGTTCTTTCCTGAGATAAGTTGGGTGGATATGAGGTCTGTTTGTTACTATCAATCTTATTATctaaaccttttttgttttcttgggtGACTCTTGAAGGATGGAACGAGTAATGTTAAGTAGCTCTGCTACTCAGGCTAAAATCATTGGTGCAATACTATCTATATCTGGTGCTCTGGTCATTGTGCTTTATAAAGGCCCAAAAGTGCTCGCTGCTACATCTTCTACACCTTCATCACTTACCATTTCGTCTCACCAGCCTTTGACCTCAGTAGAGTCTAGCTGGATACTCGGAGGACTCCTGCTTGCTTCACAGTATTTTCTTATATCAGTCTGGTATATTATACAGGTACAAATACTTGAAATGTTCACCAAATAGACTTACGGTTTTTGTCCAAACATTAAAAGTTTTGCTCTAATGGTTTCAGACTCGGGTCATGGAGGTATACCCTGAAGAAATAACGGTAGTCTTCTTCTACAACTTATTTGCAACACTAATCTCAGCACCAGTATGTCTATTTGCGGAAAGTAACTTGACTTCTTGGGTACTTAAACCGGATATTACCCTCACTGCAATCATATACTCGGtgagaatcaattttttttaatctggttCGAGTACTGATGATGTTTTAAACTCAGAAATTAACACTTTGTTGCAGGGAGTCTTTGTTTCATTATTCAGCGCGCTTACCCACACATGGGGTCTGCATTTGAAGGGTCCAGTATACATATCCTTGTTCCGGCCATTGTCTATTGCGATTGCAGTCACCATGGGTGCTATATTCCTCGGCGATTCACTTCACCTTGGGAGGGAccatctctttcatcttctaACTTTCCAGTGCATTCAGAAGATTTTATCTATACTGAGAAACATAGAACTCACCACTGAGTAACTGAATATCATGTATCTATCTAATGGAATCACATTCGGAGAATGATATGATGTCTGGATTCTAATCTACATGAGCTCTCATAATTGGTTTATTCCTTGTTATTTTCGTGTTTGAGTTACACTGTCTCCCCATTTCCATGGTTTATGTGTTAACTGCAATAAGCTTTTTGTGACAGTAATAACGAATAACGAGTATAGGTTTTGCATATATTGTGTTGGGCAGTGTCATTGGATCAATAATTTTGTGCTTTGGATTCTACACTGTGATTTGGGGCAAAGCAAGAGAGGATACAATAAAAACTGTAGCTGGTTCTGATCAGTCACCTTTGCTGCTTACTCACATCATAGAAGATGAAGCGTTTCCATTAAGATAGGATTGGTGCAAGTGGAATGCTTATACCATTAATAAATATAGATCCGAAAAAATGTTGGTCCTCTATGTTTATAACTTCTATAGATGTCTATAGTTACAGTATAAGATATATctgttctttttcttgtgtTAATGTTGATGTTACATATGAGTgagcatatttttttcttctgcttccttttctttgatttatgcaatgatttaaaaatttttaattacatggTAGTATTATGAATCTGTAAGAAATATTTGgtctttttttattatcttgtCACATCTTTGCATAAGTTTCTGGTAGAATTTATCCTTGGAGGAATATATATTCAAGTGGAAGTTGGCCCAAAGAGTTTCTTTCTTAAGGTGTAGAGCTGTCTTAGTAGAGTTGTAGAGCTCCATGCTCAAATAGTTTCTTGTACTGGGATCCCTGATTATCTGGATATCATCCCAGTACAATGTATATATTAGTTGGTGTAAAGTATTGGTTAAGTTGGTGTGAAGTATTGGTCAATGTATATATTAGTGGTGACAATGATGTAAAGTATTGGTTACGTTGCTGGGCAAATTTatctaaattaaataatgtGCCCTTTAGTAAACGTGATGGGATTAACCACTATGATTGGTTATAAACTCACTTTGACTTCTGAGAATTTTTGAAAGTTTGGACATCAAATCTATGACAGGAGAAGCAAGAGAACAGACAGAGGCATGGAGATACTTTTACAGAGATGTCATGCCGTTCACCGCAATGGTCGCGGTGGAGTGTGTCGCGGTTGGATCTAACACACTGTTCAAGGCTGCGACATTGAACGGATTGAGCTTCTATGTCTTTATCTTCTACACTTATGTTGGTGCTacacttgttcttcttccactttCCCTCATCTTTGGAAGGTACTGATCTCCTCAACCACTCTTGACTAGTATAAAATTTTCAAGAATGTGAACATAATATAAATGTGCAGGTCAAAAAGATTACCTTCACCCAAGACCCCTGTcttcttcaaaattttcttacTTGCGCTTGTCGGGTAATGAAATACTCCTAAATTTATGGGCATTTacctgtttttctttttctagtttGCTAACTTCGGGTAAACAGGTTTATGTCGATGATAGCTGGTTGTAAAGGTATAGAATATAGTTCTCCAACTCTTGCTTCTGCTATCAGCAACCTCACACCAGCTTTCACATTCACGCTTGCTGTTATCTTCAGGTTCCACCTCGTTCTCTTTCGTTTTCCGTTTTGGGATAGTATATAGATAATTTATATACAATGGGGTAGTTCCACACTTATTAACTTTACAAATTTATAAGCCTCTTGCTTTTCTGAACGGCCAAGATATGTTCTGACATCACAGTCTTTGCTTCCTTTTGTGAGTGAGTACTGAGTAGTTTAAACAATGTAAAAGTTTGGTACCAACCAAAGCCAAAACACATGGTAAAGGTCACCCACATGTCGTCCTGAGAGAGATATGGGTACATTTGGGGTGTGTTTGTTACTATCATCTGAAAAGTTTACTCTTATATTACTGCTTCCTTGTGTGACTCGTAAAGGATGGAACAAGTAGTCTTAAGGAGCTCTGCGACTCAGGCTAAAATCATTGGCACGATAGTATCAATATCTGGtgctttggttgttgttcttTATAAAGGCCCTAAAGTTCTAACTGCAGCATCTCTTACACCTCCATCACCTACCATTTCGCTTTACCAGCATTTGACTTCGTTCGATTCGAGTTGGATAATTGGAGGGCTCTTGCTCGCTACACAGTATTTACTTGTTTCAGTCTGGTATATTCTTCAGGTATGTTAAATACTTTGAATTTTATAGTAACACTTATAACTCTTGCTAATGCGGCAGCTCTATATGATTTCAGACACGGGTCATGGAGTTATACCCTGAAGAAATAACTGTAGTATTCTTGTACACTTTATGCGCAACACTAATCTCGGCACCAGTATGTCTATTTGTGGAAAAAGACTTGACTTCTTTTATGCTTAAACCAGGTCTCTCCCTTGCTGCAGTCATGTACTCGGTCAGAATCAAACCTTAAATGTTGCTTTAAGTAGTGATTATGTTGTAAGCTCAGAAATTAACACTCTGTTTACAGGGAGGCGTAACTTCATCATTGGGTACAGTTATACACACATGGGGTCTGCATCTGAAAGGTCCAGTCTACATATCCTTGTTCAAGCCATTGTCTATTGTCATAGCCGTAGCTATGGGTGTTGTATTCCTTGGCGATGCACTATACCTTGGGAGGTACGATATCTTTCACCATCTACCTAAATAGCACGCTcagaagattttttaaatattgtctCTATATTCATATTGAGAAACAATCGTAACACTCATGGAATATGGTTTCTGGTTGTAATTCATATCAAGTCACACTTAGCCgccatatatatagtttttcttCATGTCTTTTTGGACAATAATAACTCATATAGATTTCGCCATATTTGTGTTGTTTGCAGTGTCATTGGATCAATGATTTTGAGCTTAGGATTCTACACTGTGATTTGGGGAAAGGCAAGAGAGGATGCAATCATAACGGTGAATCGTTCTGAGCAGTTGCCTTTGTTGCTTACACACCAAGCCTCATCATAAAATGTGACTGATGCAAGTGGAATCTGTTTATAAATATGGAGCCATTCAGAGATGGGAATGGTCCCCATTGATGTTAACGTATACATATCTTACATTgtacatataataattataaggatTCGTGTACTATTTCACggatatatatggatattttcTTTAGAGGAAGACGACTGATATTGccatattattattaccttcGCTATGCTTGCTTCTGAGCTCATTTTGACTTCAGAGAATATCTTAAAGAGTCTAAGACATTAGATCTATGTCAAGGCAATTAGGGGAAGACACAGTGGCATGGATATACTTCTGCAGAGATGTTGTACCATTTGCTGCAATGATCACAGTGGAGTGTGCCAGATCTAACACACTGTTCAAAGCTGCGACCTTAAGAGGATTGAACTTTTATATCCTTAGCTACTCTCTCCAGTGTAGATAATATTATACTTTCATTCGCAGATCAAGAAGATTCCCTGCAGCCATTCTCATCATCAAGATTTTCTTACTTGGGCTTGTCGGGTAGTAAATATGAGTGTTTTTCGGGTActatccaatcttatcattgggGTGACTTGTAAAGGATGGAAGAAGTAATGCTAAGAAGCTCTGCAACTCTCGCACAGATCATTGGCACAATAGTATCAATATCTGATGCTCTGGTTGTTGTTTTCTAAGAAGACCCAAAAATTCTTGCTGCTGCTTATCTTACTTCATACGAGTCAAGTTGGATAATTGGAGGCCTTCAGATACATATACTTGAACAGATTGATGAGTGAGATTTTTTGTTGATGACACATAAACTTGAGCTAAATTTGGGGACCGTAATCTATAGCTTAAACCGGATATGGCCCTCGCTGCAGTCAATATACTCAGTTGGAAGTCAAACCTTATATAACTTGCTTCAAATACTGACTCTTATCTTAAGCTCAGAAACTAACATTCTGTTTCAGGGAGTATTTGTTTCATCATTGGGCTAGTCAGTTATACACACATGGGGTATGCATCTGAAAGGGTCCAGTCTACGTATCCTTGGTTCAAACCGTTGTCTTTTGCATTTGCAGTCGTCATGGGTGCTTTAGTCCTTGGCGATGCACTCAACCTTGGGAGCTACCATATCTTTCAACTATAGTGTGTCTCTTTCTTGAGAAACATcagtgataaaaaaaagttacttctactttgtttaaatatttagcCTCATGATTTTCATGTTTACTGTTTTGCATCTGTGTGTTGTAGGCAGTGTGATTGGATCAATAATATTGAGCTTTGGATTATATGCTGCGATTTGGGGCCAAAGCAAGAGAGGATATAACCAAAACAGCAAGTCTTTCTGAGCAGTCCCTTTTGTTGCCTAATCGcaacaaagaagatgaaaacacGTTATGGTAGATGCAAGTGGGTACTTATTTATGGTCCCATTAGAAGATGTCCTTGTCTATGTTTACATggttataaacaaaaattagtatCTCTCTTGTATTTTCTTGGAGTCATTAACTGATTTTTGTACCCATTTAAGATGGTCCCTATATATCCTTGTCTAGCTATATTTACGTCACATGTTATAGGTTTGTTGACTACTCATGTGAAAACGTATGGcctatataatattattttcatgggattttttagtattattattgttaattgagaatttgttacAAATGCTCTTATTTGAGatactttttttcaaaattacatttaaatttatttttttttcatttttgtcctttttaaataattacaatatgttaaattaatttttaaaattttatttttaggtttgggttttctattttacatgtaggatataatttttagggggtatggttta
The sequence above is a segment of the Camelina sativa cultivar DH55 chromosome 10, Cs, whole genome shotgun sequence genome. Coding sequences within it:
- the LOC104719667 gene encoding WAT1-related protein At5g40230-like isoform X1, with the translated sequence MTGEAREQTEAWRYFYRDVMPFTAMVAVECVAVGSNTLFKAATLNGLSFYVFIFYTYVGATLVLLPLSLIFGRSKRLPSPKTPVFFKIFLLALVGFMSMIAGCKGIEYSSPTLASAISNLTPAFTFTLAVIFRMEQVVLRSSATQAKIIGTIVSISGALVVVLYKGPKVLTAASLTPPSPTISLYQHLTSFDSSWIIGGLLLATQYLLVSVWYILQTRVMELYPEEITVVFLYTLCATLISAPVCLFVEKDLTSFMLKPGLSLAAVMYSGGVTSSLGTVIHTWGLHLKGPVYISLFKPLSIVIAVAMGVVFLGDALYLGSVIGSMILSLGFYTVIWGKAREDAIITVNRSEQLPLLLTHQASS
- the LOC104720641 gene encoding RING-H2 finger protein ATL46-like translates to MLTGAVDFSGDFSKAVGETMTVKKILIQRSLRKWHASQFKSVDPIRNKPKKTQKDGNFAYPPPFYKDPILSPPSPPPPPPPPSSGNRISPAVLFVIVILAVLFFISGLLHLLVRFLIKHPSATASSRSNRFPEISTSDALQRQLQQLFHLNDSGLDQAFIDALPVFHYKEIVGSGGGGGNGAGQEPFDCAVCLCEFSEKDKLRLLPTCSHAFHLNCIDTWLQSNSTCPLCRGTLFSPGFSMENPMFDFDDIREDEECVTENGSQKTMEIQEIVVEKGVLPVRLGKFKRLDNVGNGQDQDVVVAGGETSSSNLDARRCFSMGSYQYILGNSELKVPFANDRLPRVKPQDKDSEQTGNSSSASEENKKINSVAKGESFSVSKIWLWPKKDKFSSDAQRRLPSSSLNVDDLPKLPWMEDHKKLENDVR
- the LOC104719667 gene encoding WAT1-related protein At5g40230-like isoform X2; amino-acid sequence: MTGEAREQTEAWRYFYRDVMPFTAMVAVECVAVGSNTLFKAATLNGLSFYVFIFYTYVGATLVLLPLSLIFGRSKRLPSPKTPVFFKIFLLALVGFMSMIAGCKGIEYSSPTLASAISNLTPAFTFTLAVIFRMEQVVLRSSATQAKIIGTIVSISGALVVVLYKGPKVLTAASLTPPSPTISLYQHLTSFDSSWIIGGLLLATQYLLVSVWYILQTRVMELYPEEITVVFLYTLCATLISAPVCLFVEKDLTSFMLKPGRRNFIIGYSYTHMGSASERSSLHILVQAIVYCHSRSYGCCIPWRCTIPWECHWINDFELRILHCDLGKGKRGCNHNGESF
- the LOC104719668 gene encoding WAT1-related protein At5g40240 — its product is MRETGEEEVAWRYFTRDVVPFAAMFAVECTTVGSNTLYKAATLRGLNFYVFVFYSYVVSTTLLLPLSFVFGRSRRLPSAKSPLFFKIFLLGLVGFMSQIVGCKGIVYSSPTLASAISNLTPAFTFTLAVVFRMERVMLSSSATQAKIIGAILSISGALVIVLYKGPKVLAATSSTPSSLTISSHQPLTSVESSWILGGLLLASQYFLISVWYIIQTRVMEVYPEEITVVFFYNLFATLISAPVCLFAESNLTSWVLKPDITLTAIIYSGVFVSLFSALTHTWGLHLKGPVYISLFRPLSIAIAVTMGAIFLGDSLHLGSVIGSIILCFGFYTVIWGKAREDTIKTVAGSDQSPLLLTHIIEDEAFPLR